The Falco rusticolus isolate bFalRus1 chromosome 5, bFalRus1.pri, whole genome shotgun sequence genome has a segment encoding these proteins:
- the TENT5C gene encoding terminal nucleotidyltransferase 5C has protein sequence MAGKGSSTDCMSCSVLNWEQVSRLHEVLTEVVPIHGRGNFPTLKISLKDIVQTVRSRLNEAGIVVHDVRLNGSAAGHVLVKDNGLGCKDLDLIFQVSLPSEAEFQLVRDVVLRSLLNFLPEGVSKLKISPVTLKDAYIQKLVKVYTESDRWSLISLSNKHGRNVELKFVDCIRRQFEFSVDSFQIILDSLLFYYDYSETPMSEHFHPTVIGESMYGDFEAAFDHLQNKLIATKNPEEIRGGGLLKYSNLLVRDFRPMDKNEIKTLERYMCSRFFIDFPDILDQQRKLETYLQNHFSKEERSKYDYLMILRRVVNESTVCLMGHERRQTLNLISLLALKVLAEQNIIPNATNVTCYYQPAPYVSDVNFSNYYLANAPVPYSQPYPTWLPCN, from the coding sequence ATGGCAGGCAAAGGAAGTAGCACAGACTGCATGTCATGCAGTGTACTGAACTGGGAGCAGGTCAGCCGTCTGCATGAGGTTCTTACAGAGGTGGTTCCGATCCATGGGCGAGGTAACTTCCCGACACTGAAGATATCTCTGAAGGACATTGTTCAGACAGTTCGGAGTAGGCTGAATGAAGCAGGCATTGTGGTACATGATGTCCGCCTGAATGGCTCTGCAGCTGGTCATGTCCTGGTCAAGGATAATGGGCTGGGATGCAAAGACCTCGATCTCATTTTTCAAGTTTCTCTTCCAAGTGAGGCAGAGTTTCAGTTAGTTCGAGATGTGGTCTTGCGGTCCCTCTTGAATTTCTTGCCAGAAGGGGTAAGCAAGCTAAAAATCAGTCCAGTAACACTGAAGGACGCCTACATCCAGAAGCTAGTCAAAGTGTACACAGAGTCTGACCGTTGGAGCTTGATATCACTTTCTAACAAACATGGGAGAAATGTGGAGCTGAAGTTTGTAGACTGTATACGACGGCAGTTTGAGTTCAGTGTGGACTCCTTCCAAATCATATTGGACTCCCTGCTCTTTTACTATGACTACTCAGAAACTCCCATGTCAGAGCACTTCCATCCAACTGTGATTGGGGAGAGCATGTATGGAGATTTTGAAGCAGCTTTTGATCACCTCCAGAACAAGCTGATAGCTACCAAAAATCCTGAAGAGATCAGAGGTGGTGGGCTTCTGAAGTATAGTAACCTCTTAGTACGAGACTTCAGGCCCATGGATAAGAATGAGATCAAAACACTAGAGCGCTACATGTGCTCCCGATTCTTCATAGACTTCCCAGACATCCTGGATCAGCAGCGCAAACTAGAGACCTACCTCCAGAACCACTTCTCCAAAGAAGAGAGGAGCAAATATGACTACCTCATGATTCTGCGCAGGGTGGTGAATGAGAGCACAGTCTGTCTCATGGGACATGAGCGAAGGCAGACTCTCAACTTGATTTCTCTGCTAGCACTCAAGGTGCTGGCAGAGCAAAACATCATCCCTAATGCCACTAATGTTACCTGTTACTACCAGCCGGCACCATATGTCAGTGATGTAAACTTCAGCAACTACTATCTTGCGAATGCTCCTGTGCCGTACAGCCAGCCCTACCCCACTTGGTTGCCTTGCAATTGA
- the DUSP12 gene encoding dual specificity protein phosphatase 12 isoform X2, giving the protein MAVAPAGGSGGMVPVFPGLYVGGAESCSSPEALAAAGVVAVLTVDAEEPPAVPGVRAMHVRARDEPGADLLSRLDECAAFLGAARAGGGAALVRWVNPGFQAQLKLYEAMGCAVDRSSALYRRYRLRSLAERDPELQDLPREVFAVDPTILCQTPNTEVLYRCRKCRRALFRSSSILSHTEGSGPAAFAHKRVTDSAQLCVFGRDKCTSYFIEPVQWMEPALLGVMEGQLLCPKCTSKLGSFSWQGEQCSCGRWVTPAFQIHKSRVDEVKSLASR; this is encoded by the exons ATGGCGGTGGCCCCGGCTGGCGGGAGCGGCGGGATGGTGCCGGTGTTCCCGGGGCTCTACGTGGGCGGCGCGGAGTCGTGTTCGTCCCCGGAGGCGCTGGCTGCGGCGGGGGTGGTGGCGGTGCTGACGGTGGACGCCGAGGAGCCGCCGGCGGTGCCGGGGGTGCGGGCCATGCACGTCCGGGCGCGGGACGAGCCCGGCGCCGACCTGCTGAGCCGCCTGGATGAGTGCGCGGCCTTCctcggcgcggcgcgggcgggcggcggcgcggccctCGTCCGCTG GGTGAACCCCGGCTTCCAGGCGCAGCTGAAGCTCTACGAGGCGATGGGCTGCGCCGTGGACCGCAGCAGCGCGCTGTACAGGCGGTACCGGCTGCGGAGCCTCGCGGAGCGCGACCCCG AACTTCAAGACTTGCCCCGAGAAGTCTTTGCTGTTGATCCGACCATTCTGTGTCAAACTCCAAACACAGAGGTTCTCTACAGGTGCAGGAAATGCAG GCGCGCTCTGTTCCGTAGTTCCAGCATTTTGTCCCACACGGAAGGAAGCGGACCAGCAGCCTTTGCCCACAAGAGGGTAACGGACTCAGCGCAGCTTTGTGTCTTTGGCCGTGACAAGTGTACTTCTTACTTCATTGAGCCCGTGCAGTGGATGGAGCCAGCGCTGCTCGGAGTAATGGAAGGACAG CTCCTGTGTCCCAAGTGCACGTCGAAGCTGGGCTCCTTCAGCTGGCAGGGCGAGCAGTGTTCCTGCGGCCGCTGGGTGACGCCTGCCTTCCAGATCCACAAAAGTCGAGTGGATGAAGTGAAGTCGCTTGCCAGTCGGTAA
- the DUSP12 gene encoding dual specificity protein phosphatase 12 isoform X1 has protein sequence MAVAPAGGSGGMVPVFPGLYVGGAESCSSPEALAAAGVVAVLTVDAEEPPAVPGVRAMHVRARDEPGADLLSRLDECAAFLGAARAGGGAALVRCQAGLSRSVAVAAAYLMKTEGLGWEEAYAAVRAAKPDAEVNPGFQAQLKLYEAMGCAVDRSSALYRRYRLRSLAERDPELQDLPREVFAVDPTILCQTPNTEVLYRCRKCRRALFRSSSILSHTEGSGPAAFAHKRVTDSAQLCVFGRDKCTSYFIEPVQWMEPALLGVMEGQLLCPKCTSKLGSFSWQGEQCSCGRWVTPAFQIHKSRVDEVKSLASR, from the exons ATGGCGGTGGCCCCGGCTGGCGGGAGCGGCGGGATGGTGCCGGTGTTCCCGGGGCTCTACGTGGGCGGCGCGGAGTCGTGTTCGTCCCCGGAGGCGCTGGCTGCGGCGGGGGTGGTGGCGGTGCTGACGGTGGACGCCGAGGAGCCGCCGGCGGTGCCGGGGGTGCGGGCCATGCACGTCCGGGCGCGGGACGAGCCCGGCGCCGACCTGCTGAGCCGCCTGGATGAGTGCGCGGCCTTCctcggcgcggcgcgggcgggcggcggcgcggccctCGTCCGCTG CCAGGCCGGGCTGAGCCGCAGCGTGGCCGTGGCCGCCGCCTACCTCATGAAGACGGAGGGGCTCGGCTGGGAGGAGGCCTACGCCGCCGTCCGCGCCGCCAAGCCCGACGCCGA GGTGAACCCCGGCTTCCAGGCGCAGCTGAAGCTCTACGAGGCGATGGGCTGCGCCGTGGACCGCAGCAGCGCGCTGTACAGGCGGTACCGGCTGCGGAGCCTCGCGGAGCGCGACCCCG AACTTCAAGACTTGCCCCGAGAAGTCTTTGCTGTTGATCCGACCATTCTGTGTCAAACTCCAAACACAGAGGTTCTCTACAGGTGCAGGAAATGCAG GCGCGCTCTGTTCCGTAGTTCCAGCATTTTGTCCCACACGGAAGGAAGCGGACCAGCAGCCTTTGCCCACAAGAGGGTAACGGACTCAGCGCAGCTTTGTGTCTTTGGCCGTGACAAGTGTACTTCTTACTTCATTGAGCCCGTGCAGTGGATGGAGCCAGCGCTGCTCGGAGTAATGGAAGGACAG CTCCTGTGTCCCAAGTGCACGTCGAAGCTGGGCTCCTTCAGCTGGCAGGGCGAGCAGTGTTCCTGCGGCCGCTGGGTGACGCCTGCCTTCCAGATCCACAAAAGTCGAGTGGATGAAGTGAAGTCGCTTGCCAGTCGGTAA